In one window of Maribacter dokdonensis DSW-8 DNA:
- a CDS encoding CmpA/NrtA family ABC transporter substrate-binding protein — MKNIFTSSILTLSLALVFTACGDTKSKKTESVSEEAVASNTKMLDIEKPQLTFGFIKLTDMAPLAIAKEKGFFEEEGLFVSVEAQSNWKNVLDRVIDGQLDGSHMLAGQPIAAGAGFGRQAELVTPFSMDLNGNGITVSNDVWSKMKPNVPADSDGKPIHPIKADALKPVITSYKNEGKPFKMGMVFPVSTHNYELRYWLAAAGIHPGMYTADNVQGQIDAEVLLSVTPPPQMPATLESGTIYGYCVGEPWNQQAVFKGIGVPVTTNYDIWKNNPEKVFVMTKQFVEQNPNTAIAVTKALIRAGKWLDEPSNRAEAVEILSMSQYVGAPKEVLANSMTGTFEFEKGDKREMPDFNVFYKYNATYPFYSDGIWFLTQMRRWGQIPEAKTTDWYASTIKDIYRPDIWKKAADLLVAEGQIPATDIPATDGYKAPTADFIDGTTYDAKDPIGYINSFSIGNKDKK, encoded by the coding sequence ATGAAAAACATTTTTACTTCATCTATTTTAACCCTTTCCCTCGCTTTGGTATTTACCGCTTGTGGAGATACAAAAAGTAAGAAAACCGAATCGGTTTCTGAAGAAGCTGTAGCCTCAAATACAAAAATGCTGGATATTGAAAAGCCACAGTTAACTTTTGGTTTTATAAAATTGACCGATATGGCACCATTGGCCATTGCAAAAGAAAAGGGCTTTTTTGAAGAGGAAGGACTTTTTGTTTCGGTCGAGGCACAATCTAACTGGAAAAATGTATTGGACCGTGTTATTGACGGTCAGTTAGACGGATCACATATGTTGGCAGGTCAGCCAATTGCTGCAGGAGCAGGTTTTGGTAGACAAGCAGAATTGGTTACTCCGTTCTCTATGGATTTAAATGGAAATGGAATTACGGTATCCAATGATGTTTGGTCAAAAATGAAACCAAATGTACCGGCAGATTCAGATGGTAAGCCAATTCATCCTATTAAGGCAGATGCATTAAAACCTGTAATTACCTCTTATAAAAATGAAGGGAAACCTTTTAAAATGGGAATGGTTTTCCCGGTATCTACCCATAATTACGAATTGCGTTATTGGTTGGCTGCAGCAGGTATTCACCCAGGGATGTATACTGCAGATAATGTACAAGGGCAAATAGATGCAGAGGTTTTACTTTCTGTTACACCTCCACCACAAATGCCGGCTACATTGGAGTCCGGTACTATTTACGGATACTGTGTAGGTGAGCCTTGGAACCAACAAGCGGTATTTAAAGGAATAGGTGTTCCGGTTACTACCAACTATGATATTTGGAAGAATAATCCTGAGAAAGTATTTGTAATGACCAAGCAGTTTGTAGAGCAGAACCCTAATACGGCAATTGCGGTTACAAAAGCATTGATCAGAGCCGGTAAATGGTTAGATGAGCCTTCTAATAGAGCAGAAGCGGTTGAGATCCTTTCTATGTCTCAATATGTAGGTGCGCCAAAAGAAGTATTGGCAAATTCTATGACCGGTACTTTTGAATTCGAAAAAGGAGATAAGCGAGAAATGCCAGATTTCAATGTATTCTATAAGTACAACGCAACATATCCTTTCTATTCTGACGGAATTTGGTTCTTAACTCAAATGCGTAGATGGGGACAAATTCCAGAAGCTAAAACTACAGACTGGTACGCTAGTACCATTAAGGATATCTACAGACCTGACATTTGGAAAAAGGCTGCGGATCTTTTGGTTGCCGAAGGTCAAATTCCTGCAACGGATATACCTGCAACAGATGGCTACAAAGCCCCTACGGCAGATTTTATAGACGGTACAACCTATGATGCCAAAGATCCAATTGGGTATATCAATAGTTTTTCTATAGGTAACAAAGACAAAAAGTAA
- a CDS encoding ABC transporter permease: MEQEMVLKNEKSMSASFKQVLLKLTPSVKKDGIIKSMKNAGITLLSILLFIGLWHMGSKALYNKEADYKVEKALQERGEEAAAAERACIESGDSSCQPNTLPSPTQVWASLKSLVADHQVIKADKAAFAEKLSATNEKLIAQGKDPIVYTGRASFIDIVLTSIKTVFAGFLLALLIAVPIGIIIGLSPSLRSAFNWFIQVFKPVSPVVWYLLVFMIVKTLYIGDSSDNAFVISFISVGLCAMWATLVNTAMGVSSVDKDYINVAKVLKLGTFQKVFKVILPSSLPLIFTGLRITLSVAWMVLIAIELLAQSQGLGLFVWEEFQNGANDSNSKIIVAMFVIGIIGFLLDRLMLTVQNMVSFNKNEMA; encoded by the coding sequence ATGGAGCAAGAAATGGTCTTAAAAAACGAAAAAAGCATGTCTGCAAGTTTTAAGCAGGTACTTTTAAAACTTACACCAAGTGTAAAAAAGGATGGCATTATAAAATCTATGAAGAATGCTGGGATAACACTTCTATCCATCTTATTGTTTATAGGTTTATGGCATATGGGATCTAAAGCCCTTTACAACAAAGAGGCAGATTACAAGGTAGAAAAAGCGTTGCAAGAACGGGGTGAAGAAGCTGCAGCGGCAGAACGAGCTTGTATAGAGTCGGGTGACAGTAGTTGCCAGCCCAACACCCTACCATCACCTACACAGGTTTGGGCATCTTTAAAATCTTTGGTCGCAGATCACCAAGTTATAAAAGCGGACAAGGCTGCGTTTGCAGAAAAATTGTCGGCTACCAATGAAAAATTAATTGCTCAGGGCAAAGATCCTATTGTTTATACGGGTAGGGCGTCATTTATAGATATTGTACTTACTAGTATTAAAACGGTATTTGCAGGTTTTCTGTTGGCATTGTTGATTGCTGTGCCCATAGGTATCATAATAGGTCTTAGTCCTTCTTTACGTAGTGCGTTCAACTGGTTTATCCAAGTTTTTAAACCAGTATCGCCTGTAGTATGGTACTTATTGGTTTTTATGATCGTAAAAACTTTGTACATAGGCGATAGTTCAGATAATGCCTTTGTTATTTCTTTTATCAGTGTTGGGCTATGTGCCATGTGGGCAACTTTGGTTAATACGGCAATGGGGGTATCATCGGTAGATAAAGATTATATCAATGTAGCCAAAGTATTGAAGTTAGGCACGTTTCAAAAAGTATTCAAAGTAATACTGCCATCTTCGTTACCCTTAATTTTCACAGGTCTAAGAATTACCCTTTCTGTTGCCTGGATGGTTTTGATCGCTATTGAATTGCTTGCACAAAGTCAAGGTTTAGGTCTTTTCGTTTGGGAGGAATTCCAGAATGGTGCCAACGACTCCAATTCAAAAATCATTGTGGCCATGTTTGTCATAGGTATCATTGGGTTTTTATTGGATAGGTTGATGTTGACCGTACAGAACATGGTTTCTTTCAACAAAAACGAGATGGCATAA
- a CDS encoding MFS transporter, whose amino-acid sequence MENQSKKSTTLNLTNIKSLPIRTFWITSIAFFICFFAWFGIVPFMPDVVKDLGLTPDQKWNSIILAVTGTVFARLLIGKLCDKYGPRLCYTYLLILGAIPVILIGFVQTPLQFLICRLFIGFIGASFVITQFHTSIMFAPNIVGTANATSAGWGNLGGGANRLGMPLIAAAVVSFGVADEIAWRYSMIIAGIIAMLMGLVYYFFTQDTPEGNFKELKEAGKMPKLKKDEESFLSVLKDYRVWILFIVYAASFGMELTVYGTMDDYLQNTFGLTRSTAGNLVLSFALMNIFARTLGGFFGDRFGRLKGLRGRVLFLTVILALEGVMLSVFSMATSFAMGIIFLITFSLTVQMAEGATFSVVPFINKKAIGSISGIVGAGGNVGAFLAALLLKSKSALAETNALAANANLGEEAMKAAQSAAASGAVSSGYLLIGGFVIVTALVTLAIKFSAEDEKLVKEELQKADKSVINLSPSSI is encoded by the coding sequence ATGGAAAATCAATCTAAAAAGTCCACCACCTTAAATTTAACGAATATAAAGAGTTTACCCATTCGTACTTTTTGGATAACTTCAATTGCATTTTTCATTTGCTTTTTTGCATGGTTCGGTATTGTGCCCTTCATGCCAGATGTTGTTAAAGATTTAGGGTTGACTCCCGATCAAAAATGGAACTCAATTATATTGGCGGTTACAGGAACCGTTTTCGCTAGACTATTAATAGGAAAGCTTTGTGATAAATATGGTCCTAGGTTATGTTATACCTATTTATTGATACTAGGTGCCATTCCTGTAATCCTTATCGGTTTTGTGCAAACGCCGCTTCAATTTTTAATTTGCAGATTGTTTATTGGTTTTATAGGTGCTTCATTCGTAATCACCCAGTTTCATACATCTATCATGTTTGCACCCAATATTGTTGGTACCGCAAATGCAACTTCTGCCGGATGGGGTAATTTGGGTGGTGGTGCCAACCGTTTAGGTATGCCATTAATTGCTGCTGCAGTGGTAAGCTTTGGGGTTGCCGATGAAATTGCATGGAGATATTCAATGATCATTGCAGGTATCATTGCCATGCTAATGGGGCTTGTATATTATTTCTTTACCCAAGACACACCAGAAGGTAATTTTAAGGAATTAAAGGAGGCAGGTAAAATGCCGAAGCTAAAAAAAGATGAGGAATCGTTTTTAAGTGTTTTAAAAGATTATAGGGTGTGGATTCTTTTCATTGTATACGCAGCATCTTTTGGAATGGAACTTACGGTGTATGGTACCATGGATGATTACTTGCAAAACACCTTTGGGTTAACAAGGTCCACTGCGGGTAATTTAGTACTTTCTTTTGCCCTGATGAATATATTTGCCCGAACCTTGGGCGGCTTTTTCGGAGATCGTTTCGGTAGATTAAAAGGCTTGCGCGGTAGGGTACTTTTCTTAACGGTCATATTGGCTTTAGAAGGAGTTATGCTCTCCGTTTTTTCAATGGCAACAAGCTTTGCCATGGGAATTATATTTTTAATTACCTTTAGTTTAACGGTACAAATGGCAGAAGGGGCAACGTTTTCGGTAGTGCCTTTTATAAATAAAAAAGCTATTGGTTCTATCTCTGGTATTGTTGGTGCAGGTGGTAATGTAGGTGCTTTTTTGGCGGCATTATTATTAAAATCAAAATCCGCTTTGGCAGAAACCAATGCCTTGGCAGCTAACGCTAATTTAGGTGAAGAAGCAATGAAGGCGGCTCAATCTGCTGCGGCATCGGGGGCTGTTTCAAGTGGATATTTACTTATAGGTGGCTTTGTTATAGTCACGGCACTTGTTACGCTGGCCATTAAATTCTCCGCCGAAGATGAAAAACTAGTTAAGGAAGAATTACAAAAGGCAGATAAGTCCGTTATCAATTTATCGCCAAGTAGTATCTAA
- a CDS encoding response regulator transcription factor — MSEITRIVLADDHALVRDGIRSLLETESDLQVIGEASNGKEAIDLVGVVNPDILIIDIRMPVMNGIDAVAELTQSKSSVKTIILSMHDSEEYILKSISSGANGYLLKDTDKSEFIKAIHTVREGGKYFSGDISNVLVNNLLGSKNEIVKKEETPKKTGENVFDLTNKELKVLELVLSGLTNQQISEKLQNSKRTIETHRFNLMRKMDVKNLIDLSKKSQKYNLI; from the coding sequence TTGAGTGAAATAACAAGAATAGTATTGGCAGATGATCACGCTTTGGTAAGGGACGGTATACGTTCTTTATTGGAAACAGAGTCTGATCTACAAGTAATTGGTGAAGCGTCTAACGGTAAAGAGGCCATTGATTTGGTAGGGGTAGTAAATCCCGATATTTTGATCATTGATATTAGAATGCCCGTTATGAACGGTATTGATGCCGTTGCCGAATTGACGCAAAGCAAATCTTCGGTGAAAACTATAATCTTGTCAATGCATGATTCTGAAGAGTATATCTTGAAATCCATTAGCTCCGGCGCCAATGGTTATTTATTGAAAGATACTGATAAATCAGAGTTCATTAAAGCTATACATACCGTTAGGGAAGGTGGTAAATATTTTAGCGGAGATATTAGTAATGTATTGGTAAACAATCTTTTGGGCAGCAAAAATGAGATTGTAAAAAAAGAAGAAACACCAAAAAAGACAGGTGAAAATGTTTTTGATCTTACCAATAAAGAATTAAAAGTGTTAGAGTTGGTACTCTCTGGCTTAACCAATCAGCAAATTTCCGAAAAGCTTCAGAATAGTAAGCGTACTATTGAAACGCATCGTTTTAATTTAATGCGTAAGATGGATGTAAAAAACCTCATTGATCTTTCTAAAAAATCGCAGAAGTATAATTTAATTTAA
- a CDS encoding Crp/Fnr family transcriptional regulator, with protein MRAGANHISTRISDRSELLDSACGLCSNENCLIQKNIHTSSIGKLVKARKEIKCKKGQQFIMEGASVTGLFFLLSGKVKVLRTGLHGKEQIVRFASPGEIIGHRGFGTEETYPISAIALVDCTLCYFSKELLQETLRETPGLTYDFMLFYANELNRSEIRVKSLSQMTVRERVIDTLLYINRKFGQVNGYSSLLLSRREYADYAGTTEEQVIRMFSILKKEGLLITKGKRIGIADIALLKKEISEHNFYLDS; from the coding sequence ATGCGAGCAGGTGCTAATCATATATCAACACGTATATCCGATCGATCGGAGCTGCTAGATAGTGCCTGTGGATTATGCTCCAATGAAAATTGTCTTATTCAAAAGAACATTCACACTTCTAGTATTGGCAAACTAGTAAAGGCAAGAAAAGAAATAAAGTGTAAAAAAGGACAGCAATTTATTATGGAAGGAGCTTCGGTAACCGGACTCTTCTTTCTTTTAAGTGGTAAGGTTAAAGTTTTAAGGACCGGGCTACATGGTAAAGAACAAATTGTTCGTTTTGCATCTCCAGGTGAAATCATTGGGCATAGAGGTTTTGGCACAGAAGAGACCTATCCTATTAGTGCCATTGCTTTGGTAGATTGCACCTTATGTTATTTTTCAAAAGAGTTACTTCAAGAAACATTAAGGGAAACACCTGGGCTTACGTATGATTTTATGTTGTTTTATGCCAATGAACTTAATCGTAGTGAAATAAGGGTAAAATCCTTATCTCAAATGACGGTTCGTGAACGGGTTATAGACACACTATTATATATTAACCGCAAATTTGGACAGGTAAATGGGTATTCTTCACTTTTATTAAGTAGGAGGGAATATGCAGATTATGCGGGTACTACCGAGGAGCAGGTCATAAGAATGTTCTCTATTCTCAAAAAAGAGGGCTTATTGATTACCAAAGGCAAAAGAATTGGTATTGCTGATATAGCATTGCTTAAAAAAGAAATCTCAGAGCACAATTTCTATTTGGATAGTTAA
- a CDS encoding alginate export family protein: MKKQYLIITLLLLTANAIYAQFTLDGQFRPRTEYRHGFGSLIPDAADAGFAISTRARLNAKYESEAYQFYLSLQDVMVWGENRQILPDDQNDSFAVFEAWANINLGKGWSTKLGRQVISYDDQRIFGGLDWAQQGRNHDAGLLKYKKDKFILDIGLAFSQDFDNPTGFQSVGTAYNTAGFFTYKTMQYVYAKQQWDGFSASFLALNNGFQNFDDTDAADGVSNLQTIGTHLNFKQGKFNANANLFLQTGERQNEVKSSAYLLGLELGYKASDKVALGIGTEVISGNKADTTDKTEAFFPLYGTNHKFNGFMDYFYVGNHANSVGLFDIHASAKFDLGKQSSLLVKVLNFSGEQELPSGEKSLGTEIDLVFAKKFKGYGLAIGYSQMFAADGMYELKGITEDLAASSQNWAWVQLTIKPQFLNTKKE; this comes from the coding sequence ATGAAAAAACAATACCTAATCATCACCCTATTATTACTAACGGCTAACGCCATATATGCACAATTTACACTAGATGGTCAGTTTAGACCAAGAACGGAATACAGACATGGCTTTGGTAGTTTAATACCAGATGCGGCAGATGCCGGATTCGCCATTTCTACACGTGCTCGTTTAAATGCCAAGTATGAATCTGAGGCGTATCAGTTTTACCTAAGCCTACAAGATGTAATGGTTTGGGGAGAGAACAGACAAATTCTACCAGATGATCAAAACGATTCTTTTGCCGTATTTGAAGCATGGGCAAATATAAATTTAGGAAAAGGTTGGTCTACTAAATTGGGCCGTCAGGTGATATCTTATGATGACCAACGAATATTTGGCGGGTTAGATTGGGCACAGCAAGGAAGAAACCATGATGCCGGATTATTAAAGTACAAGAAAGATAAATTTATCTTGGACATAGGTTTGGCCTTTAGTCAAGATTTTGACAACCCAACAGGTTTTCAGTCTGTAGGTACGGCATATAATACAGCAGGATTTTTTACCTATAAGACCATGCAATATGTATATGCAAAACAACAATGGGATGGTTTTTCGGCAAGTTTCTTAGCCCTGAACAATGGCTTTCAAAATTTTGATGATACAGACGCTGCAGACGGTGTAAGCAATTTGCAAACAATAGGTACACACTTAAATTTTAAGCAAGGAAAGTTCAATGCTAATGCCAACTTGTTTTTACAAACGGGAGAAAGACAAAACGAAGTAAAATCTAGTGCCTATTTATTAGGTTTGGAATTGGGTTATAAAGCAAGTGATAAAGTAGCGTTGGGTATTGGTACAGAAGTAATCAGTGGTAATAAAGCGGATACTACGGACAAAACTGAGGCATTTTTTCCATTGTACGGTACCAACCATAAGTTCAACGGATTTATGGATTATTTCTACGTGGGTAACCATGCCAATTCTGTAGGTCTTTTTGATATTCATGCGAGTGCAAAATTCGATTTAGGCAAGCAGTCTAGCCTATTGGTAAAGGTGTTGAACTTTAGTGGCGAGCAAGAATTACCAAGTGGCGAGAAATCATTGGGTACTGAAATTGATTTGGTATTTGCGAAAAAATTCAAAGGCTACGGTTTGGCAATCGGGTACTCTCAAATGTTCGCTGCAGATGGTATGTATGAACTTAAGGGAATTACAGAAGATCTAGCTGCCAGTAGCCAAAATTGGGCATGGGTACAGTTAACCATCAAGCCTCAATTTTTGAATACCAAAAAAGAATAA
- a CDS encoding ABC transporter ATP-binding protein, which translates to MNTIEQSNEVYSENGIIYPSKVMLDLADLKKVYPTPKGDYVVLEDLNLQILKEEFVTIIGHSGCGKTTMLSMIAGLNPISGGNISVLGNPVKGPGPDRGVIFQSPSLMPWMTALQNVLLGVNQVFPQATKGQREDIAKYYLHKVGLENAFHKKASELSQGMQQRVGIARAFAIKPKVLLLDEPFGMLDSLTRGELQDILIEIWNKEKITAVMITHDVDEAIFLADRVIMMTSGPRAKIGDILSIDFERPRTRKSVLESDDYYTYRKHLIDFLEH; encoded by the coding sequence ATGAATACAATAGAACAATCTAACGAAGTATATTCAGAGAACGGTATTATCTACCCATCCAAGGTAATGCTAGATTTGGCCGACTTAAAAAAAGTGTACCCTACGCCAAAAGGGGACTACGTAGTTCTTGAAGATTTGAATTTACAGATCTTAAAAGAAGAATTCGTAACCATTATTGGGCATTCAGGATGTGGTAAAACAACCATGCTTTCCATGATAGCAGGTCTTAATCCTATCTCTGGCGGTAATATTTCAGTTCTGGGAAATCCGGTAAAAGGTCCGGGTCCAGATAGGGGGGTTATTTTTCAATCTCCAAGCTTAATGCCTTGGATGACCGCACTTCAGAATGTCTTGTTAGGGGTCAACCAGGTTTTTCCTCAAGCCACTAAAGGACAGCGAGAAGATATTGCCAAATACTATTTACACAAAGTAGGTCTTGAGAATGCCTTTCATAAAAAAGCATCAGAACTATCTCAAGGCATGCAACAACGTGTAGGTATTGCAAGAGCCTTTGCCATTAAACCAAAAGTATTGTTGTTAGACGAACCTTTTGGAATGCTAGACTCGTTGACCAGGGGAGAGTTGCAAGATATTCTCATAGAAATTTGGAACAAGGAGAAAATTACGGCGGTCATGATTACCCATGATGTGGATGAGGCCATTTTTTTAGCTGATCGTGTTATTATGATGACCAGTGGGCCTAGGGCAAAAATTGGGGATATACTCTCCATTGACTTTGAACGACCACGAACTCGCAAATCTGTCTTGGAAAGCGACGATTATTATACCTACAGAAAACACTTAATAGATTTTCTTGAACACTAA
- a CDS encoding ABC transporter ATP-binding protein has protein sequence MAYLELNNIYKTYGEGDGSTEVLSNINLTMDEGEFVAIVGFTGSGKTTLVNLINGLLQPTSGEVLFKGKPVTDTSHERGVIFQNYSLLPWLTVGQNIYMAVKEAFPKESKADLMKRVKEYVAMVSLSPAINKRPKELSGGMRQRVAVARALAMNPEMIIMDEPLGALDALTRGNLQDEILNIWSQDKRTALLITNDVDEGIYMADRIIPLKPGPNATLGPEFKIDIERPRDKTAMNDNPVYKKTRNAIIEYLMDIGEERKTVSNVEYKLPELTPKSFVA, from the coding sequence ATGGCATACTTAGAACTAAATAATATATACAAAACCTATGGTGAAGGAGATGGAAGTACAGAAGTACTGTCTAACATTAACCTCACCATGGATGAAGGAGAATTTGTTGCCATTGTAGGGTTTACGGGTAGCGGTAAGACCACCTTGGTAAATTTAATCAACGGTTTATTGCAGCCAACAAGCGGCGAAGTACTTTTTAAAGGAAAACCGGTAACCGATACCAGCCATGAACGTGGAGTTATTTTTCAAAACTATTCGCTATTGCCATGGTTAACTGTAGGGCAAAATATTTACATGGCGGTAAAAGAAGCTTTTCCAAAAGAAAGTAAAGCGGATTTAATGAAAAGGGTAAAGGAGTATGTGGCTATGGTAAGTCTTAGTCCCGCAATCAATAAAAGACCTAAAGAGCTTTCTGGAGGAATGCGCCAAAGGGTAGCGGTTGCACGTGCCTTGGCCATGAACCCTGAGATGATCATTATGGATGAACCTTTAGGAGCTTTAGATGCTTTGACCAGAGGTAATCTGCAAGATGAGATCTTGAATATTTGGAGCCAGGACAAGCGTACGGCATTATTGATTACCAATGATGTTGATGAAGGTATTTACATGGCAGATAGAATAATACCTCTTAAGCCAGGACCAAACGCAACTTTGGGTCCGGAGTTTAAAATAGATATAGAAAGGCCAAGGGATAAAACGGCCATGAATGACAATCCTGTTTACAAGAAAACCAGAAATGCCATTATAGAATATCTAATGGATATAGGCGAAGAGAGAAAAACGGTATCTAATGTAGAATATAAATTGCCAGAGCTTACACCAAAAAGTTTTGTCGCTTAA
- the cobA gene encoding uroporphyrinogen-III C-methyltransferase: MELEKTAKVSLVGAGPGAKDLITIRGLKVLNQADIILYDALISDDLLSEIRTDIPKIFTGKRCGQHSHSQDEINELIVKYAFEYGHVVRLKGGDPFVFGRANEEIEYVESFGIPVSVVPGISSAIAVPSSQGIPMTKRGISSSFWVMTATKRDGTFSQDLQYAAKSSATMVVLMGIRKLDEIVKEVSKYRGSMTPIAVIQNGTTQHEKCYVATLDTLNNSIREVDVTKPGIIVIGDVVADHPSFFEEEVQRILHHAI; encoded by the coding sequence ATGGAATTAGAAAAAACGGCAAAAGTAAGTTTAGTAGGTGCGGGTCCAGGAGCTAAAGACCTAATAACTATAAGGGGTTTGAAGGTTTTGAACCAAGCCGATATTATTTTGTACGATGCATTGATCAGTGATGATCTATTATCTGAAATACGTACTGATATACCTAAGATATTTACGGGTAAAAGATGTGGTCAACATTCGCATTCCCAAGATGAAATCAATGAATTAATAGTAAAATATGCCTTTGAATACGGTCATGTGGTACGTTTAAAAGGTGGCGATCCTTTTGTATTTGGCAGGGCAAATGAGGAAATAGAATATGTAGAGTCATTTGGCATACCTGTTAGTGTAGTTCCTGGAATTTCCAGTGCTATAGCTGTACCATCTAGTCAAGGCATACCGATGACCAAAAGAGGAATAAGTAGTAGTTTTTGGGTGATGACGGCAACTAAAAGAGATGGTACGTTTTCGCAAGATTTGCAATATGCAGCAAAATCTTCTGCCACTATGGTTGTTTTAATGGGCATTAGAAAACTTGATGAAATAGTGAAAGAAGTTAGTAAATATAGGGGTTCAATGACGCCTATTGCGGTAATTCAAAACGGAACTACCCAACATGAAAAATGTTATGTAGCTACTTTAGATACATTGAACAATAGTATAAGGGAGGTTGATGTTACCAAACCGGGAATTATTGTCATTGGAGACGTGGTAGCTGATCATCCATCATTTTTTGAAGAAGAAGTACAGCGTATTCTACACCATGCTATTTAA